From Cellulosimicrobium sp. ES-005, one genomic window encodes:
- the carB gene encoding carbamoyl-phosphate synthase large subunit, with protein MPRRTDISSVLVIGSGPIVIGQACEFDYSGTQACRVLKEEGLRVVLVNSNPATIMTDPEFADATYVEPITTEVLTSIIAKERPDALLPTLGGQTALNAAIALDEAGVLAEYGVELIGANIEAIQKGEDRQQFKDVVEKCGGESARSVIVHTVDEAVAAAGDLGYPMVVRPSFTMGGLGSGFAYDEEELRRIVGQGLHYSPVTEVLLEESILGWKEYELELMRDKHDNVVVVCSIENVDPVGVHTGDSITVAPSLTLTDREYQKLRDIGIAVIREVGVDTGGCNIQFAVDPDTGRVIVIEMNPRVSRSSALASKATGFPIAKIAAKLAVGYTLDEIPNDITQVTPASFEPTLDYVVVKVPRFAFEKFPAADPTLTTTMKSVGEAMALGRNFTEALGKALRSIDKGGSVFHWDGDPVSGADLDDLLVRIARPTENRIIGVQQALRAGASVEQVFEATKIDPWYLDQIQLVNEVAAAVADAPALTEDVLREAKKHGLSDAQVARLRGMGPAGEATVREVRYALGVRPVYKTVDTCAAEFAARTPYHYSSYDLETEVAPREREAVIILGSGPNRIGQGIEFDYSCVHAALTLRERYETVMVNCNPETVSTDYDTSDRLYFEPLTFEDVLEVYQAELAAGPVKGIIVQLGGQTPLALAQRLADAGLPILGTSPEAIDAAEDRGEFGRVLVEAGLPAPAFGTARSLDEAKDVAAGIGYPVLVRPSYVLGGRGMEIVYSAEQLTGYVERALAAAAAEDRTAGTLPAPLLIDRFLDDAMEIDVDALYDGTELFLGGVMEHIEEAGIHSGDSACVLPPVSLSEQEIERIRRSTEAIAQGVGVRGLLNVQYALVSDVLYVLEANPRASRTVPFVSKATGTSLAKAAARVMAGESIAELRAAGVLPAEGDGGTLPLDAPIAVKEAVLPFKRFRTADGAVVDTVLGPEMRSTGEVMGFDRDFPHAFAKSQAAAFGGLPTSGRVFVSVADRDKRSIVFPVKRLAELGFEILATDGTSSVLRRNGIASRVVRKFSAGRGADGEPTIVDLITAGEVDMVINTPSGQGARADGYEIRAATTAADKPIATTVDQLAAAVQGIEAVLAGPFAVASLQEHMAGEGLTAGVTLPTAAAERVGA; from the coding sequence GTGCCTCGCAGAACCGACATCTCCAGCGTCCTGGTCATCGGGTCCGGCCCGATCGTCATCGGCCAGGCGTGCGAGTTCGACTACTCCGGCACCCAGGCGTGCCGCGTGCTCAAGGAGGAGGGCCTGCGGGTCGTCCTCGTGAACTCGAACCCGGCCACGATCATGACCGACCCCGAGTTCGCCGACGCGACGTACGTCGAGCCCATCACGACCGAGGTCCTCACCTCGATCATCGCCAAGGAGCGCCCCGACGCGCTCCTGCCCACGCTCGGCGGGCAGACCGCGCTCAACGCGGCGATCGCGCTCGACGAGGCGGGCGTCCTCGCCGAGTACGGCGTGGAGCTCATCGGCGCGAACATCGAGGCGATCCAGAAGGGCGAGGACCGCCAGCAGTTCAAGGACGTCGTCGAGAAGTGCGGCGGCGAGTCGGCGCGCTCGGTCATCGTCCACACGGTCGACGAGGCCGTCGCGGCCGCGGGCGACCTCGGCTACCCGATGGTCGTGCGCCCGTCGTTCACGATGGGCGGCCTCGGCTCGGGCTTCGCGTACGACGAGGAGGAGCTGCGCCGCATCGTCGGGCAGGGCCTGCACTACTCCCCGGTGACCGAGGTGCTCCTCGAGGAGTCGATCCTCGGCTGGAAGGAGTACGAGCTCGAGCTCATGCGCGACAAGCACGACAACGTCGTGGTCGTGTGCTCGATCGAGAACGTCGACCCCGTCGGCGTGCACACGGGCGACTCGATCACGGTCGCGCCGTCGCTGACGCTCACGGACCGCGAGTACCAGAAGCTGCGCGACATCGGCATCGCGGTCATCCGCGAGGTCGGCGTCGACACGGGCGGCTGCAACATCCAGTTCGCCGTCGACCCGGACACGGGGCGCGTCATCGTCATCGAGATGAACCCGCGCGTCTCGCGCTCGTCGGCGCTCGCGTCCAAGGCCACCGGGTTCCCCATCGCGAAGATCGCGGCGAAGCTCGCCGTCGGCTACACGCTCGACGAGATCCCCAACGACATCACGCAGGTCACGCCGGCCTCGTTCGAGCCGACGCTCGACTACGTCGTCGTCAAGGTGCCGCGCTTCGCGTTCGAGAAGTTCCCGGCCGCCGACCCGACGCTCACGACGACCATGAAGTCCGTCGGCGAGGCCATGGCGCTCGGGCGCAACTTCACGGAGGCGCTCGGCAAGGCGCTGCGCTCGATCGACAAGGGCGGCTCGGTCTTCCACTGGGACGGCGACCCCGTCTCCGGCGCGGACCTCGACGACCTCCTGGTGCGCATCGCGCGCCCCACGGAGAACCGGATCATCGGCGTCCAGCAGGCGCTGCGCGCCGGGGCGAGCGTGGAGCAGGTGTTCGAGGCCACGAAGATCGACCCGTGGTACCTCGACCAGATCCAGCTGGTCAACGAGGTGGCGGCGGCCGTCGCCGACGCGCCCGCGCTCACGGAGGACGTGCTGCGCGAGGCGAAGAAGCACGGCCTGTCCGACGCGCAGGTCGCGCGCCTGCGCGGCATGGGCCCCGCCGGCGAGGCGACCGTGCGCGAGGTGCGCTACGCGCTCGGCGTGCGCCCCGTCTACAAGACGGTCGACACGTGCGCGGCCGAGTTCGCGGCCCGCACGCCGTACCACTACTCGTCCTACGACCTCGAGACCGAGGTCGCCCCGCGCGAGCGCGAGGCCGTGATCATCCTCGGCTCGGGCCCCAACCGCATCGGCCAGGGCATCGAGTTCGACTACTCGTGCGTGCACGCGGCGCTCACGCTGCGCGAGCGCTACGAGACGGTCATGGTCAACTGCAACCCGGAGACGGTCTCGACCGACTACGACACGTCCGACCGTCTCTACTTCGAGCCGCTCACGTTCGAGGACGTGCTCGAGGTCTACCAGGCCGAGCTCGCCGCGGGGCCGGTCAAGGGCATCATCGTGCAGCTCGGCGGGCAGACGCCGCTCGCGCTCGCGCAGCGCCTCGCGGACGCGGGCCTGCCGATCCTCGGCACGAGCCCCGAGGCGATCGACGCCGCCGAGGACCGCGGGGAGTTCGGCCGCGTGCTCGTCGAGGCGGGCCTGCCCGCCCCGGCGTTCGGCACGGCGCGCTCGCTCGACGAGGCGAAGGACGTCGCGGCCGGCATCGGCTACCCGGTGCTCGTGCGCCCGTCCTACGTGCTCGGCGGGCGCGGCATGGAGATCGTCTACTCGGCCGAGCAGCTCACGGGCTACGTCGAGCGTGCGCTCGCCGCGGCCGCCGCCGAGGACCGCACGGCAGGCACGCTGCCCGCGCCGCTGCTCATCGACCGCTTCCTCGACGACGCGATGGAGATCGACGTCGACGCGCTCTACGACGGCACCGAGCTGTTCCTCGGCGGCGTGATGGAGCACATCGAGGAGGCGGGCATCCACTCCGGCGACTCGGCGTGCGTCCTGCCGCCCGTGTCCCTCTCGGAGCAGGAGATCGAGCGCATCCGCCGCTCGACCGAGGCCATCGCCCAGGGCGTCGGGGTGCGCGGCCTGCTCAACGTGCAGTACGCGCTCGTCTCCGACGTGCTGTACGTCCTGGAGGCCAACCCGCGCGCGTCGCGCACGGTGCCGTTCGTCTCGAAGGCGACGGGCACGTCGCTCGCGAAGGCCGCGGCGCGCGTCATGGCGGGCGAGTCGATCGCCGAGCTGCGGGCCGCGGGCGTGCTGCCCGCCGAGGGCGACGGCGGCACGCTCCCGCTCGACGCGCCGATCGCGGTCAAGGAGGCGGTCCTGCCATTCAAGCGCTTCCGCACCGCGGACGGCGCCGTCGTGGACACGGTGCTCGGCCCGGAGATGCGCTCGACGGGCGAGGTCATGGGCTTCGACCGTGACTTCCCGCACGCGTTCGCCAAGTCGCAGGCCGCCGCGTTCGGCGGGCTGCCGACGTCGGGCCGCGTGTTCGTCTCGGTCGCGGACCGCGACAAGCGCTCGATCGTCTTCCCGGTCAAGCGCCTCGCGGAGCTCGGGTTCGAGATCCTCGCGACGGACGGCACGTCGAGCGTGCTGCGCCGCAACGGCATCGCGTCGCGCGTGGTGCGCAAGTTCTCCGCTGGCCGCGGCGCCGACGGGGAGCCGACGATCGTCGACCTCATCACGGCCGGCGAGGTGGACATGGTCATCAACACCCCGTCCGGCCAGGGCGCGCGCGCCGACGGCTACGAGATCCGCGCCGCCACGACGGCGGCCGACAAGCCGATCGCGACGACGGTCGACCAGCTCGCCGCGGCGGTGCAGGGCATCGAGGCGGTTCTCGCGGGCCCGTTCGCGGTGGCCAGCCTCCAGGAGCACATGGCGGGCGAGGGCCTGACGGCCGGCGTCACGCTGCCTACCGCCGCCGCGGAGCGGGTGGGCGCGTGA
- the carA gene encoding glutamine-hydrolyzing carbamoyl-phosphate synthase small subunit, producing MIVLEDGTVQTGRAYGARGTTVGEIVFNTGMTGYQETLTDPSYHRQIVVMTAPHIGNTGVNDEDPESGKIWVAGYVVRDAARRASSWRAQRTLDEELAAQGVVGISDVDTRALTRHLRELGVMRAGIFSGDALVRDGYPRTVEDLVAEVKAAPAMAGADLAREVSTDTAYVVEPFEGTTPDGEPVATVVAVDLGIKSMTPQRLAQRGVRVHVVPAASTIEDIEAYAPDGVFFSNGPGDPGAATHEVELLRGVLDRGTPFFGICFGNQILGRALGYGTYKLAYGHRGINQPVMDRRTGKVEVTAHNHGFAVDAPLDGESVAPHDGGRYGRVVVSHVGLNDQVVEGLECLDLPAFSVQYHPEAAAGPHDAAYLFDRFVELMASRRAQSSAAADQNTKES from the coding sequence CTGATCGTCCTCGAGGACGGAACCGTGCAGACCGGGCGCGCCTACGGCGCGCGCGGCACCACGGTCGGCGAGATCGTCTTCAACACCGGCATGACCGGCTACCAGGAGACGCTCACCGACCCCTCCTACCACCGGCAGATCGTCGTCATGACGGCGCCCCACATCGGGAACACCGGCGTCAACGACGAGGACCCCGAGTCGGGCAAGATCTGGGTCGCCGGGTACGTCGTGCGCGACGCGGCCCGCCGCGCGTCGAGCTGGCGCGCGCAGCGCACCCTGGACGAGGAGCTCGCCGCGCAGGGCGTCGTCGGCATCAGCGACGTCGACACGCGCGCCCTCACGCGCCACCTGCGCGAGCTCGGCGTGATGCGCGCCGGCATCTTCTCCGGGGACGCGCTCGTGCGCGACGGCTACCCGCGCACCGTGGAGGACCTCGTCGCCGAGGTGAAGGCGGCGCCCGCGATGGCCGGCGCCGACCTCGCGCGCGAGGTGAGCACGGACACGGCGTACGTCGTCGAGCCCTTCGAGGGCACGACGCCCGACGGCGAGCCCGTCGCCACCGTCGTCGCCGTCGACCTCGGCATCAAGTCCATGACGCCGCAGCGCCTCGCCCAGCGCGGCGTGCGCGTGCACGTGGTCCCCGCCGCGTCGACGATCGAGGACATCGAGGCGTACGCGCCCGACGGCGTGTTCTTCTCCAACGGCCCGGGCGACCCCGGGGCGGCGACGCACGAGGTCGAGCTGCTGCGCGGCGTCCTGGACCGCGGCACCCCGTTCTTCGGGATCTGCTTCGGCAACCAGATCCTCGGACGTGCCCTCGGGTACGGCACGTACAAGCTCGCGTACGGACACCGCGGCATCAACCAGCCCGTCATGGACCGCCGCACCGGCAAGGTCGAGGTCACCGCGCACAACCACGGGTTCGCCGTGGACGCGCCGCTGGACGGCGAGTCCGTCGCCCCGCACGACGGCGGCCGCTACGGGCGCGTCGTCGTGTCCCACGTCGGGCTCAACGACCAGGTGGTCGAGGGGCTCGAGTGCCTCGACCTGCCCGCGTTCTCCGTCCAGTACCACCCCGAGGCCGCGGCCGGCCCCCACGACGCCGCGTACCTCTTCGACCGCTTCGTCGAGCTCATGGCGTCCCGACGCGCTCAGAGCTCCGCAGCCGCCGACCAGAACACCAAGGAGAGCTGA